A stretch of Monomorium pharaonis isolate MP-MQ-018 chromosome 7, ASM1337386v2, whole genome shotgun sequence DNA encodes these proteins:
- the LOC105833401 gene encoding odorant receptor 49b yields MKRITLEKVIAFLKVDLMFACCWPVSRNATKFQIICNKIFRLISGLHGLLLLIELIYTIIYRNDNIRMFLQSCCAIGILLEIPLQILLFTLQHDRLQTVIFQMEDYYQRAKSEERDVFQKLIDKYIYFYVITLGMITLALFSSLLEPLFHGSNSFPLVIKYPFSVDQQPLYAIVYFHHTLGLYQAYCQVSSFVFLALLLWFTSARFEILINKFRMVTKYSEWQSCIREHQELLRFAQEVSLSVSYLVLASLGISTYSLVFAGITILSRLPLAIKAEFFGVCISTLAKILLCAWPADYLMTVSSDIGDAAYDSLWYKHDIDSQKIMLYTLLRCQRPVIITVPGLLSALTFQHYSSYVSTAFSFLTTFRIILSEDNKK; encoded by the exons ATGAAGAGAATTACGCTAGAGAAAGTAATCGCGTTTCTAAAGGTGGATTTAATGTTTGCTTGCTGTTGGCCAGTATCGCGGAACGCGACAAAGTTTCagattatttgtaataaaatatttcgtttaaTTTCTGGATTGCATGgactattattacttattgaattaatatacACGATTATTTATCGTAATGATAATATTCGAATGTTTCTGCAATCATGCTGCGCAATAGgcattttattagaaattccGTTGCAGATACTATTATTTACTCTACAGCATGATCGTCTGCAA ACAGTGATTTTTCAAATGGAAGATTATTATCAACGAGCGAAATCAGAAGAAAGAGATGTATTTCAAAAACtcattgataaatatatatatttttatgttataacattAGGCATGATTACCTTAGCACTGTTTAGTTCACTTCTGGAACCATTGTTTCATGGATCTAATTCCTTTCcgcttgtaataaaatatccgTTTTCTGTTGATCAGCAACCGCTCTATGCAATCGTGTATTTCCATCATACACTTGGATTATATCAAGCTTATTGTCAAGTGAgctcttttgtttttcttgcACTTCTGTTATGGTTTACATCGGCGCGATTTGAAATACTGATCAATAAATTTCGAATGGTTACGAAATACTCTGAATGGCAAAGTTGTATTAGAGAACATCAAGAGCTTTTGAg attTGCCCAAGAAGTGAGTTTATCTGTTTCATACCTAGTGCTTGCATCACTCGGAATTAGTACTTATTCGTTAGTATTTGCTGGTATTACTATTCTCAGC cgACTACCGTTAGCCATAAAAGCAGAGTTTTTTGGTGTATGTATTTCAACATTGGCAAAAATACTTCTATGTGCATGGCCAGCTGATTATTTAATGACTGTG AGTTCTGATATTGGTGACGCTGCATACGATTCGTTATGGTATAAACATGACATTGATTCACAAAAGATTATGTTATACACGTTGCTCCGTTGTCAGCGACCTGTAATTATAACTGTTCCGGGTTTATTATCAGCTTTAACATTTCAACATTATTCATCT tatGTCTCGACAGCATTTTCGTTCCTGACAACTTTTCGAATAATTCTTTctgaagataataaaaaatga